In one Rutidosis leptorrhynchoides isolate AG116_Rl617_1_P2 chromosome 8, CSIRO_AGI_Rlap_v1, whole genome shotgun sequence genomic region, the following are encoded:
- the LOC139862148 gene encoding membrane-anchored ubiquitin-fold protein 4-like, translating into MPEEDILELKFRLLDGSDIGPFRYSPASTVAMLKERIVAEWPKDKKGGPKSASDIKLINAGKILENNKTVGQCRTPFGELPKGVITMHAVVQMSLTKAKTEKKIDEGPKKNVCACAIL; encoded by the exons ATGCCGGAGGAAGATATTTTAGAGCTTAAGTTTCGATTGCTTGACGGATCGGATATCGGTCCGTTTCGATACTCACCGGCTTCAACTGTTGCCATGCTTAAGGAGAGAATTGTTGCTGAATGGCCTAAAG ATAAAAAAGGTGGACCTAAATCAGCAAGTGACATTAAACTAATAAATGCGGGGAAAATTTTGGAAAACAACAAAACTGTTGGACAATGCAGAACGCCTTTTGGAGAGCTTCCGAAGGGAGTAATTACTATGCATGCTGTTGTACAGATGTCTTTAACCAAAGCAAAAACAG AAAAGAAGATTGATGAGGGTCCAAAGAAGAACGTTTGTGCATGTGCCATACTATAA
- the LOC139862236 gene encoding actin-related protein 2-like — MDSKKVIVCDNGTGYVKCGFAGDNFPTSVFPCVVGRPMLRYEETLMEHELKDIVVGETCLNLRHQLDISYPVNNGIVQKWDDMGHVWDHAFYNELKVDPSECNILLTDPPLNPSRNRERMVETMFEKYNFAGVFIQIQAVLTLYAQGLLTGLVIDAGDGVTHVVPVVDGYSFPHLTKRMNVAGRHITSYLVDLLLRRGYAMNKNADFETVRDIKEKLCYISYDYKREYQLGLETTILVKNYTLPDGRVIKVGTERFQAPEALFTPELIDVEGDGIADMVFHCIQEMDIDNRMMLYQHIVLSGGSTMYPGLPSRLEKEILDRYLDVVLKGNKVGLKKLRLRIEDPPRRKHMVYLGGAVLAGIMKDAPDYWISRQEYLEEGVSCLSKCG; from the exons ATGGACAGCAAAAAGGTCATCGTTTGCGATAATGGCACCGGC TATGTGAAATGTGGTTTTGCCGGTGATAATTTTCCTACATCTGTATTTCCATGTGTGGTTGGTAGGCCGATGTTGAGATATGAAGAAACTTTAATGGAACATGAGTTGAAG gatatagttgttggtgaaactTGTTTGAATTTGAGGCATCAATTAGATATATCTTATCCTGTTAACAATGGCATTGTGCAAAAGTGGGACGATATGGGTCATGTATGGGATCATGCCTTCTATAATGAACTCAAG GTGGATCCATCAGAGTGTAACATTTTGCTCACAGATCCTCCTCTTAATCCTTCAAGAAACAGGGAGAGAATG GTTGAGACTATGTTCGAGAAGTACAATTTTGCTGGTGTCTTCATCCAGATTCAAGCTGTTCTAACATTGTATGCTCAAG GTTTACTTACTGGATTAGTCATTGATGCTGGTGATGGTGTAACTCATGTG GTTCCTGTTGTAGATGGCTACTCATTCCCTCATCTTACAAAGCGAATGAATGTTGCTGGACGTCACATAACGTCATACCTTGTCGATTTACTGCTTAGGAGAGG TTATGCAATGAATAAGAATGCTGATTTCGAGACTGTTAGAGATATCAAAGAAAAGCTCTGCTACATTAG TTATGATTACAAACGGGAGTATCAACTAGGACTTGAGACCACCATTCTCGTTAAGAATTATACC CTGCCAGATGGAAGGGTTATCAAAGTTGGCACAGAACGCTTTCAGGCCCCGGAAGCTCTTTTTACTCCT GAGCTCATAGATGTTGAAGGCGATGGAATTGCTGACATGGTATTCCACTGTATTCAGGAAATGGATATTGACAATCGTATGATG CTTTACCAGCATATAGTTTTGAGTGGAGGGAGCACAATGTATCCAGGATTACCTAGTAG GCTAGAGAAAGAAATTTTGGATCGATATCTTGATGTTGTTTTGAAGGGCAACAAAGTTGGATTGAAG AAATTGCGTTTGCGCATCGAAGATCCTCCACGAAGGAAGCATATGGTGTACCTTGGGGGTGCAGTACTTGCAGGAATTATGAAG GATGCACCTGATTATTGGATTAGCAGACAAGAATATCTGGAGGAGGGAGTCAGTTGCCTTAGCAAGTGTGGTTAG